The sequence below is a genomic window from Brachyhypopomus gauderio isolate BG-103 chromosome 5, BGAUD_0.2, whole genome shotgun sequence.
AGTTTACTTTTGATAGGAAGTGCCTTTCCCTGTTTAAGCAGTCTTATCTCCTCTGCATATTCATTTGCTTGTAGGTCCTTTATAACAACACATTGTGCATTTTGTCTTTCTTGTGATGTGCTATGGCCTGTTGTTTTATCTCCCTTAACACGGCGGATCAGTCGAGCTATGGCTTGAGTGGCCTTGTACCATGAGGAAAATTTTGTCAACTTGTCTGACAAACCTTTCTGCTCCGTTTTAAGTGAGTTTAGTGCATGTACCTTTTTAACCTCTGGATCTCCGAGTGGCACATCCATGTCAATCTCTGTAGCTGTGGGAATTTCTTTGTTCCATAAAAACTGTGGCCCTTGGAACCAGTTTGATGTCATAAGTTCACTTGCACTTAAACCTCTGGAGGCCATATCCGCTGGATTTTGCTCAGAGGAAACATATCTCCACTGCTGGGGGGAGCTGTTGAGCCTTATCTTCTGAACTCTATTGGAAACAAATGTGTGAAAACGACGTGCTTCGTTATTAATGTAGCCTAAAACCACCTTAGAGTCTGTCCAAAAGTACTCGTCTATCTCCGTCAATCCTAATTCATCCTTTAACATGAGGCTTACAGTGATGGAGACAGCAGCAGCTGTCAGTTCCAGTCTAGGTATTGTTACTACCTTGATAGGAGCAACTCTGGCTTTAGCTGTAACTAAAGTACAATGCACTTGCTCATCTTTGCTTATATGTCTTAAATAAGAACATTGACCATAACCGTACAAGCTTGCATCAGAAAAATTGTGCAATTCTGTTTTCACTATTTTGCCAAAGTCTTTAGGAACATAACAGCGTGGTATTGTGATTTTCTCCAAGTTTTTTAAATCTTCTTTCCATTTTTCCCATGCTGGCTGTAGTTCACTGGGAAGAGGATCATCCCAACTTGTGCCATGTTTGCATGTCTCTTGAAGCACTCATTTACCTGTGAGTACAAAGGGGGAGATGAATCCTAATGGGTCATAGAGAGATGCAACCATTGATAGGATGCCCCTTCTTGTAGCAGGTTGGTCATTGGGGAGAAAGCCAAACCTAAGTGTGTCTGAGTCTATGTGCCAGCGAATGCCTAGTGCTCTTTCAAACTTTGAGTCATTAAGTGCTAGGTCGCATGATTGCTGTGGAGAGGCACGTTCTGATGGTGGAATGCTTTCTAACACTGTTTTGTTATTACTTACAAACTTGTGCAGTCTGAGGCCACCTAATGCACAGAGAGCCTGGCCCTCCTGAGCGAGCTGAATAGCTTCCTCGATGCTTGCAGTGCTTGTTACACCATCGTCCACATAGAAATCTTTCATTATGAACTGGGATGCAAGGGGAAACTGTAGCTCATTTTCTTTCGCCAGATGCTTTAATCCATAATTTGCACACCCTGGTGAGGATGTTGTGCCGAACAGGTGAACCTTCATTCGAAGCTCCTGAGGCTCAGTATTCAGGTTGCCATCCTTCCACCATAAGAATCTTAAATAGTCTCTATCAGCTTCATACACATGAAATTGGTGGAACATTTTTTCAATGTCACATAACAAAGCAACTTGATGCCTTCTGAATCTGAGTAGAACGCCATTCAGATTGTTCAACAAATCGGGCCCTGACAGCAAATGATCATTGAGACTGTTGCCTTTGTATTTTGCTGAGGCGTCGAAAACCACTCTGAGTTTGTCTGGCTTTTGAGGATGATATATCCCGTGGTGGGGAATGTACCATCTTTCTCCTTCCTTTCCTTCACTGTGCACTTCCTCAGCTTCACCCTTCTCTATGACTTCACTCATGAACTTGACATATTGCTCCTTGTACTTTTGGGTTTTCAACAGTTTGTTTTTGAGGCTTTGAAGTCGTACAGTTGCCATTTGCTTATTATCTGGTAAGGAGGGTCTCTCTTTAAATGGAAGTGGCATTTCATAATGTCCTTCATTGTTTTTGTAAATGCCTTCTTTAAGTGTATTCAGAAAGAGAATGTCATCTTGGGAGATTGATATGTTATCCTTGTTGTCATTCTTAAAGTCATGCTCGAGAACCTTGATGGCGTCAGCTGGAGTCATTAAAGGGAGCTCCTTGGTCGTGACTCTGTGACATACAGCAGACATGCTAAAGGCGTCATTGTGGGATGAAGTGGGACCTACAATGCTCCAGCCCAGCGCTGTGCGGACTGCATAGGGTTCGTTCTCTCCTCCTAAAATTACTTGTTGTGGAGCTAATGCCTTGGAGCAATTGTACCCAATTAAAAGCCCAACTTCACACTCTAGCTGTGGAGGAATCTCATTCACTATTGCTCTAAGGTGATTCCATCGCCTTGCCGTTTCACAGGAAGGAATGTGGGAGCGATTAACAGGTATACAGTCTTTAGTGTAAGCAGGAGGGAGTTCAATCGTTTCTGAGAAGTTGTAGCCTCTCACCTTAAGACCTGATACACGTTCACTTGACATAACAGTATCCTTACCCAGCATTGTAGTGAGTCTTAACTTTATTGGAGTAGACTTAGCCTTAAGATTGTTAGACACATCTTGGTCGACAAATACTGTGTCACTCTGGGTGTCTAAGAGTGCATAAACAAGCCTTTCTTTACCTGGTTGTTGTTCTGAAGAAACCCATACAGGTACGATCATGGACGTGTTTGCACATTGTTCACTGGTTTCTGCGTTGAGAGACAGGGTAGTTGCAGCCTGTTCTGCGTCTATCTGAGTTGGGTTTGTGGCTAATTTAACATGGTCATAGTTGAAGTCGTGCAGACatgtggggtgttttttcttgcATATTTCACACACAAGTCTGTAGCGACAGTCCTTTGCGCCATGTCCAGGTTTGAGGCAGCCGTAACAAAGCCTGCTGTCTTTTATGTATTTCCTTCTTTCTACAAGAGGTTTGTCTTTGAACTGGGGACAACTGTGAAGTTTGTGTCCGCTGTCTTGACAGAGCGAGCATGGCAGTGTAACGCGTGACCTTGGTTTAGTGGTTTCTGTCTCTGTTACTACCTGCGTTTGGAGAACACTGGATGTGAGCCTTTTTTCCTTTTGGTGACTTTTACTAGTGGTTTTGGTGGAGTCGGTAGATTGGAGAGCCTGAAATGATGTGATTGGATTGCACAAGATCTCTGCTTCAGAGGACAGAAACTCAGCAAAGTCTTGTAGATCTGGAAACTTTCCCTTTTCTTTCATGCTCTGAGTAGCTTGACGATTCCACCTCGCTGCTGCCCAAGTTGGTAATTTTTGAACGAGTTTTTGATTTTCTTCACAATCGTTGAGAATGTTTAAGCCTTCTATGTGGGGCATAGCTTCATGACATGTTTGAATTAGATCAGCAAATGCTCTGAATTCTGTAGAgtcatttgtttgtatttttggcCATTTTGAAAGTTTCTCTCTGAAGGCTTTCTGTACAACAAATGGGTGACCATACCTTTGGTTGAGGCGGTCCCAAGCATCATCATATGCGGCACTGTCATTTCTGTAGAAGATGCCATCAAGCATTCGTCGAGCTGAACCTCCTACATATTTCTTCAAGTAGTGGAGCTTGTCTGCGGGTGAAATATTCCTTTTATCAACAAGTGCTGTAAATGAAGCTTTCCACTCAATGAACTGTATTGGGTCACCGGTGAACATGGAGGGCTCTGGTATTGGCAGTCTATTCATGGCAACGCTGTCCTGTAACGCTTGAGCTAAGTAAAGAATGTCTGATTGTGGAAGCGACTTAGACGCTATGTTACTGTCGGAAACTTGAATGGGAGCGGAAACTGGGGAGGCCCTCTGGACGGCTCTGCTACAGTCAACATGAACGCTGCTCTCACTTTTTATCTCCTGATCATAAGTTATGAGCCTAGCCCTTGCGGCCTTTAACTCCTTTTCAGCCTTTAATCTGTGTAACTCACGTGTCAGAAGTTGGATCTTTTccatttgtttttcttcttctaatAGCACTTCGTACTCTGCTTCCTTGGCGGCTAATTCAGCCGCAGCCTCCGCTCTCTTCTCAGCAACTACTGACCTTGCAGAGCTTGATTTACTGGCAAATGAATGTTTACTTTTATGTGTGACCGATGAGCTATAGATGGACCGAGCATAGTCCGGTTCGAGAAGCTCACGTAGGCGTGTCTTAACTTTGTCTCCGTCGTAGTCATCGATGCCTGAGAGTCTTTCAAGTGCAACCTTAATAAAGTCTTTTGTGACCGCTTCACATGCATCTGTAAGTCGCCTTGTATCACTAGAGGGGGTAATGCTTTCTCTAATCTCAGCATACAACTTTATGACATTGTCTCGATCTTTCTCTAATGCGTCGATGAGCGAGGCAATTTCGCTGTTTGTTATGTCTCTCTTTAATAGCTCTCGTGAAGTACGAATTTGCTTTTTCCATTGATCGTAGACTTTGCGGAGTCGTCGTTCCTTTTTACAGGCCTCCTCCTCCTGATATACTTGCATTTTTTCCGTAGGTTTCCTTAGACGAACGGAATGTagaagctcctcctcctcgttgaCCTCCGGGTCTTCCGTGTGTTCGGTTTCCTTTCCAGAAGCATCCATGCTTAAGTACGACACAATTAACCATCTGATCTAAGAAGACCTCAGCGCTGAGCGCGGGTTAAGCTCTTCTCAGCCTGGGTCAAGCTCTTACTGTAGCATCCCGGTTGAAAAAGTGGTCTCTCGAACGGATGGTTCACAACataacattttattattatgccTTAGTCATAAACACATCGTAAGAGCTTGTTCCCTCATCAACCAGGTGCTAAAGATCCATTAAAGTTACGAATAATTATTTAGTAATCTTGTTTTACACTGTTCTTTCAACCTTGACCGTGGAGTGCACCTGCTAACTATGCCTCGGAACTCACACACTGATAGCGCGTTTATTTTTCTCTTCTTCGTTTctttctttcaaaataaaagcatagcgctgcaacaaaataataaaagctTAGGAACCAACTTGCAATATGAAAACACTGAATATCAGGTCAGTTAcactgtgaacttttaaaccctgcgatttagtcgtacagtttgagctggagctgagtacacgatttaaaatatagTACAGTGgtagatttgacttgatgtgtatgtgacctggctggtggggcacgggagaagaagtctatctgtgagcgtgcgtgctgtgctgaagacgcttccttgaACTGAACTGtagctgcagcgcatctggtgttaaaggaagagagaggtcgggtgtgtgcgaggtggtggctcattttagggcattgtttttaatcgctcaggttttcaaaagatcatttcaaaccgacctcagtaaaatgatgataataataataattattattattatttaaaaacgaagtttcaaaagggcactttcgttgataaagggcagagttggtggtgctttaccacctgatgtctatgtgtgcacgccactgctcaagggtgttaaataaaatacacactggctatacgaagttcacctctgaccacgactttgcagtattacagcaatattatgtctaaatatctagttaggacaaaactagagtgctcaatgaactaagttaaaatcactgtaactccggaatatcatctgtttgcagggttcatccacctttacaaggtggaattcaagcacatgtacgacactttcaaggtccattttcaatattgtccagcaccttcagcttaattaagttaagcacgtagtcgtctgtaactgcaccagcctcaatttgtccaattagactgtttatttcctcttttattctgtcgtgaaaagacatttctgctgctttcaagtccaactacgagcgattgcttctgactggagtctaagccccgccccaaattcaggcgagcgttcctattggacagtgattagatttcattctggaacgaacacagcttcgcagagacacacagtggaatacaatgatcactgtgcgattggtatgattgtgggtgcatacacaggggtgtggtgtatatgggacaagcgtgtgtgggtgtatatgtatgtgtagatatatatgaatatatgtatgtatgtgtatgtatatatttatatatatggatggatgtatgtatgtatatatgtatatatgtatatatttatgggttaaatgtgtgtgagtgcatacgtgtatgaaggaaaggtgtgtctaggtgtatgtggatgtgcggaccggctgatctctgtggtgggggtggtgtggatccgggcttggatgtggtggtggggagggttgccgccctggtctccccgggtcgaccgctccctgccctgagctgggggggcagtgaagttcggtgctcaatgagccagctagcaagctttcctctggacctaagcattcccaccccccccccacccccacccccccccccccccacacacacacacacacacacacacacacacatccttgctcatttaggattctggggacaggcatgtacccagaggttgacgaggtgggcctgctaccatggctcacccgtctcctcaccactgtctgtccctcagtttttactgcactttagacattgagggcctttgaggggacggtgtggacatgcactcacgtttgtcctagcacctgtcccctcaattttaactgcaccatagtgtcacacactactacacatgcatatacaccaacacctacacacaacattgggggtggaggggtgggaaggccttccttcacccgcttcctgctccctgccggggcggggggggggggttgctggcacgggactgggctggtggcttcctaggaccactgccggtccttgctggtccagccatttgcccctgccgcagagggtgtgccagtctggataagtgtgtgtctctgtctttgttttcttcttgtccttgttttcttcttgtttctgaatgggtggatgaatgagtgcgtgttggagggaggggacatatggccaggtttggaggtgtgagggtgaatttgagtgtatgtgtgtgtgtatgggggtgggtgtgtgcatggtgggggtgtataggggcgaatgtagtgtgggtttgggtgtgtgggtgaggacagctggttctgggtcggggctggtcgtgcccggttcactcccggacgctcccctgagactactgcaccactccagagggggggcgccttggggctccggagtccggcttggccccccggcgagggggcggttggcccgctcccctgggtggtggtggtatggggcggccgggtgctcctcgacgggaggtgggccctgccgggtggttagtggctttccgggcgcgtggcgccgtggctttgccgctggcccctgggggggggggggggggggggggcgcatcctgggggggaggcgctctgttccctctggttcccctggacctgcgctccttgactggtggggcgctgtccggagtctctctctcccgcctgcgggggcgggcatgtgagggtttctgggaagtgcggctctggtactccaccaatccatggggggccgtgggcgggtgggattcccgggtctctctccgcccgcctctggcctctgggggaatgttgtcgcagctacccacccttgctggtgagtacattccatacatctatcctatgttgtacttctaggttgcacataaacacacactcacacacacccatacatcgcactcatctgtactatatgtatttggtttactttctgtacttctttgcagtggtcatttgagctggttgcatgttttattttattattattattattattattattttataatttttttttcttcttttctttttcttcttctttcttctcctacctctttgtcttttccctttttattatttctctccccctcttttcttggtccacctaaccccaataattatcactttgcatattgttatcactatatattgttatcactatactatatattatacagaattgttataaatgccatttaaatctgtacataaaaacaaagttgtcctccaaagatgggggggtggaggtgggccaaaaaaaaaaaaaaaaggaatacaatgacgttcagtcgattgcatttcgaggtggcttctggcacgaattcagcgtttctttctttaaatacaaatccacacacactggagcttttacttttcattgtggcatgttttcatcacatcagtgtttaaatcaatctcgtgatcattacatttaaaggagacatttatgtcagaaataccgtacggtgaaaagcaatacctcggtgccgtgattacatttcgagctgtattatattcaattctggcacaaattcagcgttttggttttgaatggtaattcttgtgtattgtttttcaataaagagataaagtgcattgaaacgtaatgtaatagtgcttttgcatttcattgtggcacgttttctgcatgtttgtatggaaaagcaatgcattttgtggattgcatttccatttttgcctagtagcgattacatttcgaataGGCACGGAACCATCTCCATAATGATGAGCTACAGGATGATCAAATCCTCAGCAAGCGTAATATAATGAATAGCTAAATTCAGCACCACAGTCACCTGGTTTGCTTGTTTTTTACCCAGCCTTCAATTTATTATCCAGTTCCAGATTAGGTTCATAGAAAGGGTGTAACAACCAGACAAGACAAATCAAGAACTttttgcattttgtggattgcatttccatttttgactagtagcgattacatttcgaataGGCACGGAATCATCTCCATACATCATGGTCAGTGTTGACATACAGACAGTGGTCACTAACCAGCTGGTGACAGGACAATAAGAGACAACAGAGAGTGGACACCTCCTCATCTATATGGGAGATGCTAAGATCGAAAGAGTCAGTAGCTTCAAGTTCCtctgtgtgcacatgcacatactTTAGTAGACATTCATGTTCATGTTTCAGGTCTGTCTAAGTTTTGTTGGTTATTGTCTTGAGATAGATGTTCAGTGTTACGTATGGCTTTGTCAGTTTAATTCATGTCTGTATGCAATCGTGTCGATTGAGATGAAACCTAAAGTAAattcagggtacccgcgggtccttaaaaagtcttaaaatgtcttaaatttagttttccatattcaaggcctaaaaatgtcttaaaatgtctggaattttatgaggggaggcattaaattattataagtgtgtgttgttcagttgttctggcgcgatgtgaactttgccgaatctagcgctaatgcagaaaataaccgctccagggtcctagtgctagaatcctagcgttggagtatggGGTTGTTAAGCTGTGACGCATCATCTTTGCGAAACGTCAAGTCCGGGTCCAAACACTCGCTGCATTGAGTCCCTTAATATGCCGCAGTGCTGTGTGCCCTGCTGTTTTAACAGATCCGAGTCTAAAACAACGACCCTTTTGTCTTTCTACCGCTTTCCTtgcaatgagaaagagagaagaaaatggGTGCAGTTGATAAGGTAAGTTCtatttctaaaaaaaatctTGACAGTGCCTCCGTGGGCgctaatgctagctagctaaccccacagagaaaaaaaagccaACTTGCCCCTTTTTGGATTGCTTGATATTCTAGCTATGGGTTTAATACAATGTTTCTTGCCACATACAGATATGTtagttcttgttttgttttatttgttgtccaGCTAAAGTAAAGCTAAAGTAAAGATAGCTCTGGTTAACTTAGCTAGTGGCGCTAACACTAGCTAGATTAGCTAGCTCGTAAAAGGCAACACCAGGATATCTTTTTGGATATCCTTGATATATtgtatggatacacacacaacggTTAGCTGATCAGGAGTGTCCGTAAAAATACCAAGCAAAAATACAGCTGATGCTACTGTTGCATCCTATATTTACCTTTTTCAGTATGCATATACATTACTGCTTAGCCCGTTTCCATTAGTTTATTACTGCCGTACACTTACCATACATAATTCTCACATTTtattgcaatatatatatatacacacacaattttataaGGTCCTTATTTCTTTAGCACTTTGTTAGAGGAACCCAAGTAAGCTGTGACTAATGATTAATGataattttttcttcttttacagACGTGAAAACTTCACCCCAAACTGCAACTCCAGGGTGTGTAGTTGGCACTTTCTTAATGGCAAAGCTGCTGGACCTTCGCGATTCGCTTGGAACCAGGGAAAGGCTTTTCATTTTCCTGACCACCCCAGCAATCCTCTGGGGATTTTTTTTGTGGCAACCCCACAAACCCCTACTACATCCCAACCAAGTCTTGTCATGCTTGAGGTTGAGAATGACATGCTTAGAGAAGAGAACAAAAAATTGAAAGAACAGTTGgagaaacaaaagcaaaccTTTTCTTTCAGTCAGATTTCCTCCCATCCTAACAAAGTCCAATACTACACTGGATTACCTGATGCTGCCACAGTATTTTTTTTGGAAGCACTTCTTTCTAGATTTGAGCTACAGTATCATTCTGATTGGACTGTCCAAATTATGCCCCTTATTGATCAGTTACTCCTTACTTTGATGAAGCttaaattgaattgtggccatgTAGACCTTGCAACAAGGTTTAATTGTAGCACAGCAACTGTAACTAACATCTTTACCACCATCATCTGTGCTCTGTATGATATTTTGTATGTCGGTCTACTTGAAAACATCCCCTCCACGGCCAAGAATCAGACTTCGCTGCCAGACTGCTTCCGACCTTTTCCTAACTGTAGAATAGTCCTTGACTGCACAGAGGTTGCTGTCTCCAACACAGAGAGGCTTGACACACAGTGTCATTTGTACAGCCACTACAAAGGACGGACCACGCTAAAGGCACTAATTGGTGTGGCTCCCAATGGTGTGATTACTTTTGCCAGTAATCTGTACGGTGGGAGCGCCTCAGACAAGTCAATAACAGCTGACAGTGGACTTCTCCAACATCTACAAGCAGGTGATCTGGTTATTGCAGACAAGGGCTTCACAATTCGGGACATTTTGCCAGAGGGAGTTCTTCTTAACACCCCGTCTTTCTTGCTCAACGGACAGTTTACACAGGAGGAAGTGAACAATAACAGACTTATCTCCTGTGCAAGGATACATGTGGAGCGGTCTATTCAGAGGCTGaaactgttttgcattttggacCACATCCCTTACCAGTACAGGAAAAATATTAACAAGATActgaaagtatgtgtgtgtcttacaaatTTGCAAACCCCAATTCTCCGTGAAATTCAATGAAATATCTGATGTATGTAAATCAGTTAGCAGGACAGTGGCAAATTAAAACatgtttacaattattgtgACTGAAGAATGATTTACACAACTTTGCAGAAAACctttattaaaaaagtaaaaccagattaaaatgtttgtcttttttacaTTCAGGAACATGTTAGTGTTGTGATGTGCTACAACCTAATTCACTATAACTCAATCTGCACTTGTAATGCATTGAATAATTAACTTATAATGTGTGGTAGGATTTAAAGTTAAGTACATAGTGT
It includes:
- the LOC143514950 gene encoding uncharacterized protein LOC143514950, translating into MPQCCVPCCFNRSESKTTTLLSFYRFPCNEKERRKWVQLIRRENFTPNCNSRVCSWHFLNGKAAGPSRFAWNQGKAFHFPDHPSNPLGIFFVATPQTPTTSQPSLVMLEVENDMLREENKKLKEQLEKQKQTFSFSQISSHPNKVQYYTGLPDAATVFFLEALLSRFELQYHSDWTVQIMPLIDQLLLTLMKLKLNCGHVDLATRFNCSTATVTNIFTTIICALYDILYVGLLENIPSTAKNQTSLPDCFRPFPNCRIVLDCTEVAVSNTERLDTQCHLYSHYKGRTTLKALIGVAPNGVITFASNLYGGSASDKSITADSGLLQHLQAGDLVIADKGFTIRDILPEGVLLNTPSFLLNGQFTQEEVNNNRLISCARIHVERSIQRLKLFCILDHIPYQYRKNINKILKVCVCLTNLQTPILREIQ